AAGCGAAGTTCTTGGGGACCAGCTCGCCGATCACCATCGAGAACACAGTGGCAAGGAAAATCCCCGCAACTGCCCCCACCCCGGGAACCACATCAGCCGGGAGGCCCCAGGACTGCAGGGGCTCGCTGAGCATCCGGCTGATGGCGGGCTCAAAGGTGTAGCCGGTGAGCAGCGTGGTCAGCGTGATGCCGAGCTGCGCGCCGGACAAGTGCGTCGAGGTGATCTTGAGGGCCTTGATGGTTGGCCCCAGCCGCTTTTCGCCGCGGGCTTGGCGGGCTTCAAGTTCGGTCCGGTCCAGATTGACCAAAGCGAACTCCGAAGCGACGAAGAATCCAGTGCCGACAGTGAGGACGAGGCCTATGCCGAGCATGATCCATTCATACATTCGGGCGCCCCTCTCCCTGGGAGACCGGCAATCCGGTCAGCGGGCAGAGGGGCCTGGGCATATGTGAAGGAGGGTCATCCATAATGTCGTCATTCTACGGGTTGGTTGAGGACCGTGGCGTTCTTGTGCGCCGCAGGCTGAAACCGGAACCGTGAGAAGGCGCAGACCGTTGATGATCCCGGAAGGGCGTTGTAAACCAAAGAAACCCCCGGAAATCCGCAGTTCCGGGTTCTTCAGCCTGCCCGCGGGCCGGGGTCGTGCGCCTTCCGCCGTCCGTCCCGGTGGGACAGGTAGGCGAACACCACCAGGGCGGCGCCGGCCACGATCATGACCACAGGGAAGGCGAAATTCGCAGGGATCAGCAGGACCGTGGCCTGGAGGATGAAGATCAGCCCCATCACCGCCAGTGCCCCGGCCGGAATCAACGGCCATTTCATCCGTTTCCTGTGGTCGCTGGTTTCATCGACGCGCACCGGAACCAGCGAAAGCACACCAAAGGTGGCCGCCAAACCCAGGAAGAGGATGGCGGCGGTAGGGGTACCCTGCAGTTCCTGCGGGAGGCCACGATGACCGCCAGGTGAACATGACGCCGGAAGGGATCAGGGCCCACCAGTTGCCCGGTTCGCGGAGGAACACGGCGGCAAAGCCGGCACCCATGAAGACGAACAGGAAGGCTGCACCCCAGGCGCCGCCCGTGAGCTGGGCGGTGGTGATAACCGCAGCCAGGCCCAGGAACACGGACCCGGGGATGGCCGCCCACCAGTTCGCCCGACGACGGATGAACAGGGCAAGGAACACGACCCCAACGGCCGCGAAAATCAGCGGTGCCACGAAAGATGCGGTGTCCATGATGCCCACCCTGTCCAGCAGCAGCAGGACCCCCAGCACAATGATGACGACGCCTGCGATGATGCTTGCGTTTGCCGATTTCACCGTATGCCTCCCGGATCCGGCAGCCGGCCCTTCACCGCGCTGCTTAACTCAGGCTAGGACCGGTCCCGGACCGTAAACAGGGCACAAAGCCCCCGCCTGCCATGCAGGCGGCCCCAACAGCCCGGACTTTAGTCCCTGTTATGGAATAACCCTCAGGCGTAGCTTGAAAGTGGCGCCGGCAACGGCGTCGTCAGGTTTCAAGGGGGCATCATGACCAGGCCCAGGTTCTCGGCACTCTGCATTCTCGGGCTCAGCAGCCTGATGGTCCTGACAGCCTGCTTCGGGCCGCCGAGTCCGTCGCCCACCACGAGCAGCGCCAGCCCAAGCGCGACGACCGGCCCCACCTCAACAGCGGGCACGACGGCGTCGGCCACCACCTCAGCCCCGGCCGCCTCCACGCCTGTCGCGCCGCCGTCGTCCGCCCCCGCAAGCCCGCCAGCCACGCAGGAACCAGTGCCGTCCGGTCTCCCTGAACAGACCGGACCGCTCACCGTTTACTACGTGGCCGTCGGCGACAACGGCGTCTCCGGGCCGCGCATCGGGTGCGGTGACAGCGTGGTGGCCACCACGACGGCGCCGGTCACCTTCACGGACCAGGTGGGCCCGAGCATCAACGCCCTTCTTGCCAACAAGAGCCGCGACGTCGGCCTCTCCGGGCTGATCAACGTGCTGTACCAGTCCAACCTCAGTTACCTTGGCGGCGAGCTGAACGGCAGCGGCATCACCATTTGGCTCTCCGGGCAGTTCATGCTGGGTGGCGTATGCGATGTCCCGCGCGCGAAGGCCCAGCTGGAATACACCGCCATGGCCGCGTCCGGAGCGACGAGCGCGCAGGTGTTCGTCAACAACCGGCCGATCGACGAGGTGTTAAGCCTCAAGTAGGGCGTGGCTTCCGGAGCAGCCCGCGAGTAAGACGGTCAATAAAAAACCCCGGATTGCCCTTGAAGTAGGGCTATCCGGGGTTCAACCGAGCTTCCTATCAGAATCGAACTGATGACCTTTTCATTACGAGTGAAACGCTCTACCGACTGAGCTAAGGAAGCACCGCGTCCATCTGCCGTTTCCGGCCGATCACGCAAGACATAACTGTAATAGAGTCACGCGGCCCGGGTCAAAACGGGCAGGAGCCCTAGCATTTCAAGCCGTCCTGCGGCAGCTTGCCGTCTACAAAGTAGTCGTCGACGGCGGTGCTGACGCAGGAGTTGGAGCGGCCGTAAGCTGTGTGCCCCTCACCCTCCCAGGTCACCAGGGCGGCGTTTTCCAGTTGCTTGCGAAGGGACTCCGACCATTCCAAAGGCGTGGCCGGATCACCGGTGGTGCCGATCACCACGATGGGTGCGGAACCCGTGTAATCGACGGCTGCCGGCTGGCGTTTTGGCTGGTACGGCCATTCCTTGCACGTCAGGCCGCCGTAGGCGAAGAAGCTGCCAAATGTGGGGGAGTCCTGCTTGAGCTTGGCTTCTTCTGCGCGCATCCCGGCGGTGTCAGTGACCATGGGGTAGTCAAGGCAGTTGATGGCGGTGAAGGCGAAGGCCGAGTTGGAGGTGTATTTTCCGCTGGGGTCCCGGTCCGCGCCGAGGTCCGCGATGCGGAGCATCTGGGAGACATCTCCGGAGAAAGCGGTCTCCAACGCCTGGGTCAAAGCCGGCCAGCTTTGGTTGTCGTACAACGGCAGAATCAGGCCGTTCACGAATTCGGTTCCCGTGACGAGCCGTCCGTCCCGGGCAGTCTGCGGATTCGCGTCCACCGCATTGATGAGGTCCCGGATCTCTTGGACGCCGTTGTCTACTCCGCCGCTCAGCGGGCAGTTGTTTTGGCCCAGGCAGTTGGCTACGTAGGTCCGGATGGCTTTCTCGAACGCCCTCGCCTGACCAGCGGTGAGTTCTTCGTTGCTGATGGAGGGATCAACCGCGCCGTCGAGGACCAGCCGCCCGACGTTCTCCGGGAACAGGTCTGCGTACGTGGAGCCCAGGAACGTTCCGTACGAGTAACCGAGGTAATTGAGCTTGGCGTCGTTGACCACGGCCCGGAGGACGTCAAGGTCCTTGGCGGCGCTCACGGTATCAATGTGTTCAAGGACCGGCCCGGTCTTTTCGGCGCACTGCTTGGCCACCGTTTTGTTGAAGGCCAGCGCAGCGGCCAGTCCCTCGTCCGTGTCCTTCCGGAAGTCCTTCTCACGGGCGGCGTCCCGTTCGGCATCCGAGGACATGCAGGTCACAGGTGCGGACCTCTTAACGCCGCGGGGATCGAAACCCACGATGTCGTAGTTGGAGCGCAGCTTCTGGGTGAAGTGCGACTTTCCGCTGTCCTTGACGAAGTCGACGCCGGAGCCGCCCGGCCCGCCCGGGTTGATCAGGACCGTGCCTTTCTTGCTGCCGTTGCTTGCGAGCTTGATGGCTGAGAGGGTGATCTCCTCCGAATCCGGTTTTCCGTAATCCAGGGGGACCTGCACCTTGCCGCATTCGAACCCGTCTTCGCAGGAACTCCACTCCACCCCCTGGGAGTAGAACTTCTCCAGTCCTTCCGGCGCGGACGCAGCGATTGAGGGGTCCACCGTACTGGTGGAAGGTTTGGCTGTGGGGGCGGGAAGGAACGGCAGGGAGCATGCGCTGAGCACCAGCATGGACACCATGGCGAGGCAGAACGCGGCGAACCGGCGGGGTGCGGACTTCATGGATTCTCCTATTGCTGGATCAGGCTTGTAGCCATTGACTCCACTGCCAACAGCGGTGCCACGTTGGTAGTGGTGATGCGGACGCGTGCCTTATTGATGGCGTCCATCCGGGCGAGCGTGGTTTCGGGGGCGGACTGGCGCGCGTACTCTTCCAGCTCGCTTTGTAGCTCAACGTTAACCAAGTCCACCGCGTTCCCAAGCTGGATGATGAGGACATCACGGTAGAAGGACAACAGGTCCGTCAGGGTCCGGTCCAGCGAATCCGTGACGGAGCGCTTGGCGCGGCGCTTTTGGTCGTCTTCCAGCTGCTTGACCTGGCTGCGCATCGACGGCGGAAGGGTGCCGGATTCGGGCGCCCCGAGGCTTGCCAACAATGCCACTTTTTCCGCAGCGTCGCGTTCGTCGTTGGAACTGTTGGCCTCTTCCGTGGCGATCTTCACCAGCTTTTCGGCCATCATCACCGCTGCCGTTACTCCGCGCAGGCCAAGCGGAATGCGGACTGTTTCCAAACGGCGTTCCCGGGCGTCGGCGTCGCGTGCCAGTCGCCGGGCGATGCCGATGTGGCTCTGTGCCGCGCGTGCGGCCCGCTCGGCAAGGCCACGTTCGACTCCGTCGCGCCTCACCAAAAGATCGGCGACGTCGGAGGCAGGAGGCAAGCGCAAGGTCACCGGGCGGCATCGCGAACGAATGGTTACGAGCACATCTGCCGGGGAGGGTGCGCACAGCATCCATATGGTCCGGGGAGTGGGCTCCTCGATGGCTTTGAGCAGCACGTTGGTGGTCCGTTCGGCCATGCGGTCGGCGTCCTCCACCACGATGATGCGCCAACGGCCGGTGGAAGGCCGGTCGCCGGCTTTGGCCACCAATTCCCGGGCCTCGTCAATGGTGATGGTGACTTTCTCGGTCCGCACGAACGTAACGTCCGAGTGTGTTTCGCCAAGGATGGTGTGGCACGCGGGGCATTCGCCGCAGCCCCGCAAAGTGACGTCGTCCTGCTGGCAGTTGAGGGCCGCAGCGAAGGCCTTGGCGGCATTGGAACGGCCGGATCCGGGCGGACCCGTGAACAGCCACGCATGGGTCAGGCCGCTCTCTGACTGGGCGGCCTGTTTCAACTGTGCGACTACCGGGGCTTGTCCCTGCAGGTCATCCCATACGCTCATTGGCTGACCCGATCACCCAACAGGGCTTCCACCCGTTCGAGGATCCGTGCAGCCAACGTCTCGATGTCCAAGGCCGCGGGCAGCACCAGGTAGCTGTCCGGCGCGGCGGCAGCCAACTGGAGGAAGGCATCCCGGATTGCTGTGTGGAAAGTGTCGGGTTCGGATTCCAGCCGGTCCTCGGCGGCGTCACCCGCCGTCCGCCGTTCGCGACCGTCGGAGGGCTCGACGTCGAGCAGTACCGTGAGGTGCGGATGGAGCCCTTCGGTTGCCCACTCGTTGAGCGACCTGACGTCCTCGGCGCCCAGCCCTCGACCAGCGCCCTGGTAGGCGACGGAGGAGTCGATGTAGCGGTCGGTAATGACCACGTGGCCCAACGCCAGGGCCGGACGGATCACCTGGCTGGCGTGTGCAGCACGGGCAGCGGCGAACATTAACGCCTCCGTGCGGGCATCTATGGTCCCGTGGCCGTGGTCCAGCACCAGGGAACGCAGCTTCTCGCCAATGGGAGTTCCGCCGGGTTCGCGTGTCCGCAGCACCGTGAGGCCCTTGGATTCGAGGGCGTCGAAGAGCCGGGCGGCCTGCGTGGACTTGCCCGCTCCGTCCCCGCCTTCGAACGCGATGAAAAGACCTGGGCTCTGGATACTCACCCGTCTAGCCTACCGAGCTTCCCTGACATAAAGATGCGTAATGCCTTTCATCCACAGGGTTCGGCAGCCGTACCCTGAATCCATGAGCCTTTCCGATCACCATGCTGCCGATTTGTCCCCGGAAACCCTTGTGGTTGCTGCCGGGCGGCCTGAACGCAAGCACGATGAACCGGTCAATCCACCCATCGTCCTGTCCTCCACATACTTCGGAACTGGTTCGCTCGGCGACGGGGACCGCGGCTACGGACGTTACGCGAACCCCACCTGGGATCCGTTCGAGGAAGCCCTTGCCAAGCTCGAAGGCGCGGAGCTCCCCGGCCTGCTGTACGCTTCCGGCCTCGCTGCAGTCAGCTCCGCACTCTCCTTGGTGCCGGCCGGCGGCGTCGTGGTCATGCCCTCGCACAGTTACGCGGGTTCGCTGGTCATGGCCACGGAGCTGGCAGAAAAAGGCGTCCTTGAACTGCGGACCGTGGACATCGCGGATACCGAGGCCGTCAAAGCGTTGATCGATCCTGCAGACGGCAAACCCGCCGACCTGCTGTGGCTCGAAAGCCCCACCAACCCCATGCTCGGCATCGCCGACATCCGGGCCCTGACCGAGGCTGCCCACGCGGTGGGCGCGATCGTGGTTACGGACAATACTTTCTCGACGCCGTTGGTGCAGAAGCCTCTCAGCCTGGGGTCCGACGTCGTACTCCATTCGGTGACCAAGTACCTGGCCGGGCACTCCGACGTCGTCCTCGGCGCCTTGGTGACGTCCAATCCGGAACTGCGCGCCGCCCTTCTGCACCACCGCATCATCCACGGCGGAATCGCCGGTCCGTTCGAGGCGTGGCTTGCCCTGCGGGGCCTGCGGACACTGGCGCTTCGCATTGAGCGGTCGCAGGCCTCGGCGGCGGTCCTGGCCGAGCGGCTAAGCCTTCACCCCCGTGTTGAGGCAATCCGGTTCCCGGGCCTCCCGTCCGATCCCGGCCACCAACGTGCCAAGGACCAGATGCAGGGCTTCGGCTCTATCCTGTGTATCCAGATCGCAAGTGACGCCGCCCGCAGCGGGGCCGATGCGGCCGATGAACTGGTCCGGGCCCTTGAACTGTGGCTCCCTGCTACATCCTTGGGCGGAGTTGAATCCCTCATTGAACGTCGACGCCGGCACACGGCAGAGCCACTCAGCGTTCCGGAGAACCTGGTGCGCCTGAGCGTCGGCATCGAGAACGTCGAGGACCTCTGGGCCGACCTCGAGCAAGCGCTGAAGTCGCTGGGCAGCTAGGCTAAAAGGCGTGGACGGAAAATACTTGATTGGCATTGTCACCAGCGGGGTCTACTTCATCTTGGGATTGGTGGCCTTGGCTCTTGAGGTCTGGGCATTCGTGGACTGCTTGCGCCACCGCCCCACCCTCTTTGTCGCTGCCTCCAAGCGCACCAAGACGTTCTGGACCGCCCTCACCGGCATCGCGTTCGCTATCGGCGCGCTGAGCTTGCTCGGTGGTGGAGGGGGACTGGGACTCTTCGGCATCGCCGCCGTGACCGCGGCTTGCGTGTACCTCGCCGACGTGCGTCCTGCTGTCCGCGAGGCAGGCAGCGGAGGCAGCCGGAACGTCGGACCTTACGGACCCTGGTAAGCATCCTCCCGGCGGGGCGCCACGGCATCCCACGCCACTGTTAATTCACCCAGCCGCCACCGCGACGGTCCGTCCAACAGCGGCCAACCGGCGTCGCGCAATGTCCGGCACATCTGCGTCCAACGTTGCCGGTTCCCGAACGACGCCAGCGGCGCGGCCTCCAGCCACGCCCGGTCCATGGCCTGCAGGAACGTGTGGATCGGCTCGCCCGGCACGTTCCTGTGGATGAGGGCCTTTGGTAACCGCTCCGCCACGTCCGATGGTTGCTCGAAGCTGCCGAAACGCACGGAGAAGCTCAGGCTCAGGGGTCGGGCCGGGTCCAAAGCCACCCACGTGACCCGACGGCCGATTTCGTCACATGTTCCATCAATGAACAAACCACCCGGCGCCAGCCGCGACTGAACCAGGTGCCAGATCTCCGGAACGTCGGCTTCCTCGTACTGCCGGAGCACATTGAAGGCCCGGACAATGACCGGCTTGCCGGGGACAGGGATCTCGAATCCTCCCACATGGAAGCTCAGGCCCCGCCGTTCCAACGGCTTCGCGGTGCGCACCCGCTCAGGTTCGATCTCGATTCCGCAGACGCGAACGTCCGGCCGCACTGCTTGCAGCCGTTCAAAAAGTTCGACGGCGGTGGTCGGGGAGGCGCCGTAGCCCAGGTCGATGACAAGGGGCTCGACGGCGGTGCGGAGCCGCCACGCCTGCGGGCCGGCCAACCACCTGTCCAACCGACGCATCCTGTTGGGATTCGTGGTGCCCCGGGTCACGTTGCCCACCGGCTTCCCGCCCCGGCTCCGGGGAGAGGCTACCCGTTCAGCTTTTTGCACCACGGCTCCACTGTATCGGTGCGGCCCTGGCGGTGCGCGGGGCAGGGGGAGTGGGGCGCCGCGGCGTCGTGGTTAAGGGTGGTCCGGGGTGGCCGCTGGGGGCTGCGGGCTTGGGGCTGGGGTGGGCTTGTCTTGGGCGCCCCCCTTTGCCGCCTTCCGCTCCCGTGGTTATGGGGGCG
The Paenarthrobacter ureafaciens genome window above contains:
- a CDS encoding DNA polymerase III subunit delta', with protein sequence MSVWDDLQGQAPVVAQLKQAAQSESGLTHAWLFTGPPGSGRSNAAKAFAAALNCQQDDVTLRGCGECPACHTILGETHSDVTFVRTEKVTITIDEARELVAKAGDRPSTGRWRIIVVEDADRMAERTTNVLLKAIEEPTPRTIWMLCAPSPADVLVTIRSRCRPVTLRLPPASDVADLLVRRDGVERGLAERAARAAQSHIGIARRLARDADARERRLETVRIPLGLRGVTAAVMMAEKLVKIATEEANSSNDERDAAEKVALLASLGAPESGTLPPSMRSQVKQLEDDQKRRAKRSVTDSLDRTLTDLLSFYRDVLIIQLGNAVDLVNVELQSELEEYARQSAPETTLARMDAINKARVRITTTNVAPLLAVESMATSLIQQ
- a CDS encoding alpha/beta hydrolase, with translation MKSAPRRFAAFCLAMVSMLVLSACSLPFLPAPTAKPSTSTVDPSIAASAPEGLEKFYSQGVEWSSCEDGFECGKVQVPLDYGKPDSEEITLSAIKLASNGSKKGTVLINPGGPGGSGVDFVKDSGKSHFTQKLRSNYDIVGFDPRGVKRSAPVTCMSSDAERDAAREKDFRKDTDEGLAAALAFNKTVAKQCAEKTGPVLEHIDTVSAAKDLDVLRAVVNDAKLNYLGYSYGTFLGSTYADLFPENVGRLVLDGAVDPSISNEELTAGQARAFEKAIRTYVANCLGQNNCPLSGGVDNGVQEIRDLINAVDANPQTARDGRLVTGTEFVNGLILPLYDNQSWPALTQALETAFSGDVSQMLRIADLGADRDPSGKYTSNSAFAFTAINCLDYPMVTDTAGMRAEEAKLKQDSPTFGSFFAYGGLTCKEWPYQPKRQPAAVDYTGSAPIVVIGTTGDPATPLEWSESLRKQLENAALVTWEGEGHTAYGRSNSCVSTAVDDYFVDGKLPQDGLKC
- the tmk gene encoding dTMP kinase; translation: MSIQSPGLFIAFEGGDGAGKSTQAARLFDALESKGLTVLRTREPGGTPIGEKLRSLVLDHGHGTIDARTEALMFAAARAAHASQVIRPALALGHVVITDRYIDSSVAYQGAGRGLGAEDVRSLNEWATEGLHPHLTVLLDVEPSDGRERRTAGDAAEDRLESEPDTFHTAIRDAFLQLAAAAPDSYLVLPAALDIETLAARILERVEALLGDRVSQ
- a CDS encoding DUF2516 family protein, encoding MDGKYLIGIVTSGVYFILGLVALALEVWAFVDCLRHRPTLFVAASKRTKTFWTALTGIAFAIGALSLLGGGGGLGLFGIAAVTAACVYLADVRPAVREAGSGGSRNVGPYGPW
- a CDS encoding class I SAM-dependent methyltransferase → MVQKAERVASPRSRGGKPVGNVTRGTTNPNRMRRLDRWLAGPQAWRLRTAVEPLVIDLGYGASPTTAVELFERLQAVRPDVRVCGIEIEPERVRTAKPLERRGLSFHVGGFEIPVPGKPVIVRAFNVLRQYEEADVPEIWHLVQSRLAPGGLFIDGTCDEIGRRVTWVALDPARPLSLSFSVRFGSFEQPSDVAERLPKALIHRNVPGEPIHTFLQAMDRAWLEAAPLASFGNRQRWTQMCRTLRDAGWPLLDGPSRWRLGELTVAWDAVAPRREDAYQGP
- a CDS encoding trans-sulfuration enzyme family protein, coding for MSLSDHHAADLSPETLVVAAGRPERKHDEPVNPPIVLSSTYFGTGSLGDGDRGYGRYANPTWDPFEEALAKLEGAELPGLLYASGLAAVSSALSLVPAGGVVVMPSHSYAGSLVMATELAEKGVLELRTVDIADTEAVKALIDPADGKPADLLWLESPTNPMLGIADIRALTEAAHAVGAIVVTDNTFSTPLVQKPLSLGSDVVLHSVTKYLAGHSDVVLGALVTSNPELRAALLHHRIIHGGIAGPFEAWLALRGLRTLALRIERSQASAAVLAERLSLHPRVEAIRFPGLPSDPGHQRAKDQMQGFGSILCIQIASDAARSGADAADELVRALELWLPATSLGGVESLIERRRRHTAEPLSVPENLVRLSVGIENVEDLWADLEQALKSLGS
- a CDS encoding GerMN domain-containing protein, producing MTRPRFSALCILGLSSLMVLTACFGPPSPSPTTSSASPSATTGPTSTAGTTASATTSAPAASTPVAPPSSAPASPPATQEPVPSGLPEQTGPLTVYYVAVGDNGVSGPRIGCGDSVVATTTAPVTFTDQVGPSINALLANKSRDVGLSGLINVLYQSNLSYLGGELNGSGITIWLSGQFMLGGVCDVPRAKAQLEYTAMAASGATSAQVFVNNRPIDEVLSLK